TAAGAGACGGGCAGGAGAGGTACTGTACTGGCCAGGTATGCACAGAGACATAGTGACATTAGTGCAGAAATGTGAAGTATGCCAGCGACACAGATACCAGCAACCTAAAGAGCCCATGAAACCACATGACAAACCAAAGGAACCATGGAGAAAGATTGGAATGGACTTATTTCAACTAAAAGACAAAGATTACTTGCTGCTTATTGACTATTATTTAAATTACCCAGAATTTGTGAGACTGTCAAACACAACATCAGAGCAAGTAATTGTAGAAACAAAAGCCATATTTGCACGTCATGGTATCCCAACGACTGTAATAAGTGATAATGGACCACAGTTTATCAGTCAGAGTTTTAAAGATTTTGCAAGAAATTATGGATTTGACCACATAACATCGAGTCCTCTTTATCCACAATCCAACGGCTTAGCAGAGAAAGGAGTCCAGATTGTGAAGCGCCTGTTGAAAAAAGCAGCAGAGACAGGAGAAGATCCTCACCAGGCTGTTCTTAACTACAGGGCATCACCTATGGAAAATGGCCTTTCACCAGCGGAACTTCTCATGAATCGGAAACTGCGGACAAGACTTCCATCAGCTAATCATCACATGATGCAAAGTTCTGTGAATCATGCGAAAGAGAGGCAGATGAACTATTACAACAGAACAGCAAAACCATTGAGTCCACTGGCTCAAGAAGACGTGGTACAGGGTGAGATGTGATGGACAGTGGGGACCGTTGGCCAAAGTGACAAAACAGACTATGCCCAGGTCTTATGAAGTGTTGACAGAACATGGAAAGTTAATGAGGCGGAACAGAAGACACCTGCTGAAAGTGCCTCAGAGAGCCATAAGAAGCAAAGAAAGTGACTTTCGGGATGTGGAAATCTCAAAGCAAAAGGAACAATCAGAATTGCAAGACAAGTTAACAGAGACTGACAGAAAGAATGATGTTGAGAGACTGACAGAACGTCCAAGGaggcaaatacaaaaaaaaaaaggctaataGAAGAAATGTAAATTGttcatatatatgtaaaaaacttATAGttttcaagtttaaaaaaaaaaaaaggaagatgTATTGATAGGTGTTTTGAAGACCTACCATAAGAGGCCACTAGATGGCAGTACGAGGCCAAGGTAAGCCTAGTTGAGTTATGTGAGAAGAATAAAGCATTCTGACAAAAGTACTCGGTGTGTGAGCCTCGTCAATACACTGCAAGATATTTCCTCACAATACATCTGAATTAACTGGCCAACCTGACATGCAGTTAATCATGAAAATAATCTCAGTAAATTAGTTAATAagcaacttttatttatataaaaaacgtGTACTTTTGATGAACACAACACATCATTCTATTTCACCATCACTATACTTTTAACAGCACATTTGTTTGGAAAAATGTATcaggttttgtattttgtttgagTCACCTGACATACCGTGAACATAATGTGTAACACCTGACAATAGACAGCTGAAACTAATAATGATCCATTAGTGACTCCTAAACAACTGATCACTAGTTGCAGACACTATAGaaagagcagagcagaagcaGCTCCACATGGTGTGTTGAAAgcttttcttttgtctttaattTGGTGACAGTAGTGGATGGTTGGTTTGACTTGACTTACTATGGGTGCAGCAACAATGTGGATTTTAAGGTATGTTGTTTTAAGATAGGTTTGTTTTTGATTGTAGTTTATCACTTATTAAATGGCTGTTGTTCTTTTGCAGTTATTGCTTCGCAGTACTTCTAGCCATTGGTGCATGTGATCCTGGACCTAATAATCCCAGCAAGCGATCGATTTACAGTGCTGCAGTTAAAGGGGGCTATGATGCAGGAAGCTACAGTTCTCAGACTGGCTCTTCAGGCGTTCTCATGACTGTTGAGAAAACAGGCTCCGATTCTTCCACAAGCCAACTTCAGGGATCTGATGATGATTTGACTGGAAGTGGTAGTCTTGTTTATGGTACTGTGGGAAATGCAGTGAGTATTGGCATGTCTGGGAATGATGTGAGTCCGTCAACTAACGTCCAAGGATCTGAAGTCATCAGTTCTTCTGTCTTGATGCCATTGCAGCAAAGCATTTCTGTTCCTAAGCCAGTGCTGCTAACTGCCCAAGTGCAGACTGTCCCCTATTCCAACAGTCAGCAACCAGCAAGTTCTGAAACCATAGCTCTGTCTAGCCCTCTGCAGTTGTCCCTGTCCAGTGGTCAACAACTACCACAGTCTGCAGTGCATGCCGGTAGAAGACCCCATAAGCCTCTGAGAGGTAAACCCCACCTATCTGGTCCTAATATTGTTATTGGTTCCAGACCAGTTCAAAATCCAGCATTCAACACTTTGAAGCCTCTTAAACCAGAAAAGCCTGCATCACATCCTAGCTTGCAAATATTACAATATGGCAGTGTGCCAAGCAACCTTGCTGAGGGTAACTATGAACTTGTCAGCCAGACTGTAAATCAACCAAGTGGTGTGCAGCCTCCGCATGTCGACATCTCTGTGGTCCGGCCCAGCAATCAACTTATTCAACAGGCAGTGGACACCTCTGTGGCCCAGGCCTCCAGCCAGCAGCTAGTTCAGACAAGCCAATCTATTTCCCAGTCAGATGACCAACAACCACTACATGGTAGTTTTGTCTTTACGGCTCAGCCCAGTGGCCTGACTCCTCTCAAGCCCCAAAAAGGCAGACCTCAGTTTGTGTCCCAGCTTCCATCCAGGACAAGTACGCTCACTACACCGAGTTCTAGTCTTGTAGTGCAGTCCACTAGCCAAATACCAGTACAAACAAACTACCAGTCTGGGCCCCAACCTGCTCTACAACTGCCAGTACAAGCAAGCTACCAATCAGAGGCCCAGTCTGCTTTCCAAAGGCCAGGACAAACCAGCTACCTGTCTGTACCCCAAATTGTCGTCCAACCAGCACAAATCAGCTACCAGTCTGTAGCCCAACCGACTGTTCAACAAGCAGAAGCCAGCTATCAATCGGTGTCTCTTTCCAATGGTAAGCAACTGGTACAGGTCGGATCCCAATCAGAGGCCCAGCCAGGACCTATCAGCTACCAGTTTGTGGCCGAGCCCGGCCTCCAACAGCCAGCACATGTCAGCTTATCTGTAGCCCAACCGATCAGCCAGCAAGCAGGACTATCCACCTATGAGTATGTTGTCGAGCAGAGTGGGAAACCCCTTTTCAGGCCAGTGCAGTCTCATGCGGTTCACCAGATCGGCTCCAAGCTTTATTCATGCCAAGAGTTACCTCGACATGGTTACCAGTCGAGTTTTCGGTTTCCACATAGAACCAATCTTCCAGCCTTATCTGTGCACACCAAACCTGTTGTACAGTTCGGCCACCAGGCACCTGTGAAGCCTAACCATCCCAGACCCCTCACATCAACTCTCCAATCCATTTTAACACCAGATCAAGTGCTATCTGTCCAGCAGTCTCCATCTCGGCCAAGCTACACTCCCCAAGCTTTGCTAGTGGAACCCATGTACCAGCCCCTGGCACCGTCAAGTTCAGAGACCATCTCTCTTGCTGAATATCAGATATCTCCTGTTCCAGGGCAGTTTGTTTCCCAGCCTCAAATGCTGCCCATTAGTCAGTCTCTCACTCAGTCCAGCTCCTCTTCCTCCGGCGTGCCAGTGCAGTCCAGCTACCAGCCTCTGGTACTAACAAGTTATGAGACCGTCTTGCAGCCTGGATTTCAGACCTCTTCAGTGCTTGTGCCATCAAGTTACCAGTCAACAAGTTCCCAAGCATTGAGCAGTCCGGTAGTGTCAAACCATGAGTCTGTGTTTCAGTCAATTCAACCTGAGCTTGTATCTCCACTACAGGTGGATTATCAGTCTGTCACCGGTCAAAATGCTCCTGGACCTGCTCAAAATAGTAGGCCTTCATCCCAGAACTTGTTCAGGCTGTTACAGCAAGTGAAGTCCTAGATGCTACTTCTGGTTCCTGAGTCATGTTTGCTTTCTGATGTcaataaaatgtgatttaaatgtttttgtgtgtggacCTCAGTTTTATAACTCTCCTTTTTATTGATTACTGCATCTCTTATATTGAAGAAATTAATCTTACAGTTACATctgcaatatttaaaattatcTGTTGGCATCTATTTCAAAATAGCTTGCGTTAGTTTTTTTGCTGTGATCCATCTGCTGATCTAATGTAAGGTTTTACTTGTGAAGTACAGTAGACCAGACATTGTGGACTTTTGATCATCTGATTTTAAGTTTTGCAATAtaaggtgtgtgtgtatatatattttttttgtaagcaGTTTAAACCATCCacaaggtctttttttttttttttttttttttttttttttttttttaaattgacagtTGCATCTTCAATATTTAAGAAATCTTCTGCATTTTCATCTGTCCATTTTTAAAAAGGGTTACAATAGTTCAAAGACTCCATTCAGTGACAAGTATGCTGATCTAATGTAAAGTTTTATTTGCAAAGTACAAATGATACCGCAACCAGACATGCAAtgtgctcatggactgattactggcctatttatacagcacacaaacctACAGAAGTTGAGTCTTGTTCAACTAATAGCTAACATTACGACATGGTGTCCTTGTCTTTCTGTGTTTGAccctagttttttgttttattttgtttgctgcGCACCTGTACTGACTACTCGCCCGTTTTATGACTACGATTCTAGAttccctgtatacatctgtttccccctgtgttgaccattgcttgcctgaccttcCTGCTAATAAAACCTGCATATGGATCCGCACTCCTTTCCACCCTCACTTCACGTTACAACATCAGAGTGAAACTTCATGTGTTGTATcatattaaaaatgattttctaTCATGATAGTGAATtagtttttcccaattgtttacacaccTTTCCTGAGAGCATGTCTCATTgtcagaattctacacacaatcacaaaacacacacacattgggcaaaACTCTTCAATTCTTTTGCAAAATGAAACCGTTCAAAACAATGGGATTTCTTCTCACaatggtattttgttttcaaataacACACAAGCCATCACATGAGTAGACATTTATAAGAACAGTTGAACACTGATGTGCTCAAGGTAaaacactatgaccacttctCCATTCATTATACTGACTTACTATAAGCCATCTTTAGTTCAGTGTTACACTTACTACAGACAGTACACAGGCCTACAGATGTGCGTTGtacaatatttcacaatattgttttcattcaaaacacaaatacacggcgccaaatatattttactgtatttttccccacaaaaacagtgtacacagTCCCAAGTCCCAACCAACACAAAGTGCGCACAACGTGGTCTACATATGCcatcaacagaagtatttacTGAATACAgttacagaacaaacaaacaaagacaaacagcTATTCTGCATCATCTTTTCTGATTTGGTCTGGCCAAGCAGTGGGGGAAATGTCACCTTGCATGGCGAATCCAGCCATGAAAAGCATCAGATGCTATAGCTTGGAGAAGGGGTATACGTGTGTGTGGATTTCTGTCATACACTTTCCATCTCCAGgcagaaaaaaaatcctcaataGGTTTGAGGAATGGAGAATATGGAGGGAGATCAACAATAACATGAAGGTAGGCAGTGAACCAGATGGGCTCTGATTCCTAAATTGCAAGTATGTGTGACCGGTGTTTACCTATGTGATGAGTTAGTATGCTAAGTAGGTCATCCGACTTTACAAttgtgaatgacagtgtgttccttgtgaaaacaagagattttctgcatggaaattgtgccaaatgcagagaattgtatgtagtgttttgaaaaaaaagtgtgttttaaacttGATATTTGAGTGTAAAGCTGGAACtgtgcttgtagtttagcagaattggttcagggggttggtgcatcagctacatgttgtagtcattgtgtctgaagtacaagtaattgtgtgtaaacaattgggaaaaactgtaataaagggactaagcccaaaagaaaatgtatgaatatagACTCCTATTAGCTTGGTGTAAACACTTGGTTGTGACCACATAATGTTTAAAGCAGCCTATTAAATGGAAGGTAATGAGCCAGTAAAGAAAATAAGGTAAAGAGCTGTCTTTCTATGTATGCACAGCCCCTACTGAGTTAACTGAATTTaaactaaattgttgtaacttACTTGACTAACctgatgtgtaaatatatattttctcagAACGATTTTATTGATCACAGAAATTAATTTATTGCAAGCAATCTTCAAAAACGAGGATAATATGGTCCTATTAAGTCTTACGGCAAGTCTGTATATGCTAACTTTTAAGTTCATGTTCTTTTCAGGTTGGAAATAATGATTTAAGTCTACAATAGAATCACAATAGCCTGAAATGTATCTGCTTCATGCTGAATATGCTAAAACAACTAAATATAGCCATTTTTTTTACGATCTGAAATGAATAACTGTTCTAAGTAAAATGTATGGTttgattactactactactaataatgtaCCGTAGTGTCAGTGTTCTAACACATTTGATGTTTTGTCTAAGTTTAAACACATCTGTGTAAATGGTGCTGACACACAGCTGAATACAACTTTCACCACAGGAATGGTTCTGCAAGATATTTCCTCACAATACATCTGAATTAACTGGCCAACCTGACATGCAGTTAATCAGGAAAATAATCTcagtaaattagttaataaacaacttttatttctataaaaaaCGTGTACTTTTGATGAACACAACACAAATCATTCTATTTCACCATCACTATACTTTTAACAGCACATTTGTTTGGAAAAATGTATCAGGTTTTCTATTTTGTTTGAGTCACCTGACATACCGTGAACATAATGTGTAACACCTGACAATAGACAGCTGAAACTAATAATGATCCATTAGTGACTCCTGAAACAACTGATCACTAGTTGCAGACACTATAGaaagagcagagcagaagcaGCTCCACATGGTGTGTTGaaagcttttctttttattttgtagttttatttggTGACAGTAGTGGATGGTTGGTTTGACTTGATTTACTATGGGTGCAGCAACAATGTGGATTTTAAGGTATGTTGTTTTAAGATAGGTTAGTTTTTGATTGTAgtgtaacatttattaaatggctGTTGTTCTTTTGCAGTTATTGCTTTGCAGTACTTTTAGCCCTTGGTGCATGTGATCCTGGACCTAATAATCCCAGCAAGAGATCGATTTACAGTGCTGCAGTTAAAGGGGTCTATGATGCGGGAAGCTACAGTTCTCAGACTGGCTCTTCAGGCGTTCTCATGACTGAGAAAACAGGCTCTGATTCTTCCACAAGCCAACTTCAGGGATCTGGTGTTGATTCTACTGGAAGTGGTAGTCTTGTTTATGGTACTGTGGGAAATGCAGTGAGTATTGGCGTGTCTGGGAATGATGTAGGTCCGTCAACTAATGTCCAAGGATCTGAAGTCATCAGTTCTTCTGTCTTGATGCCATTGCAGCAGAGCAGTTACTCCGTTCCTAAGCCAGTGGTGCTAACTGCCCAAGTGCAGACTGTCCCCCATTCCAACAGTCAGCAACCAAGTTCTGGAACCGTAGCTCTGTCTAGCCCTCTGCAGTTGTCCCTGTCCAGTGGCCAACAACTACCACAGTCTAGTTCCCAGTCTGCAGTGCATGCTGGTAGAAGACCCCATAAGCCTCTGAGAGGTAAACCCCACCCATCTGGTTCTAATGTTGTTTTGGGCTCCAGACCAGTTCAAAATCTAGCATTCAACACTTTGAAGCCTCTTAAACCAGAAAAGCCTGCATCACATCCTGGCTTACAAATATTACAATATGGCAGTGTGCCAAGCGGCCTAGCTGTGGCTAACTATGAACTTGTCAGCCAGACTGTAAATCAACCAAGTGGTGTGCAGCCTCCGCATGTCGACATCTCTGTGGTCCAGCCCAGCAATCTACTTGCTCAACAGGCAGTTGACACCTCTGTGGCCCAGGCCTCAAGCCAGCAGCTAGTTCAGACAAGCCAATCTATTTCCCAGTCAGATGACCAACAACCAGTACATGGTAGTTTTGTGTTCACGGCACAGCCCAGTGGCCTCACTCTTAAGCCCCAAAAAGGTAGACCTCAGTTTGGGTCCCAGCTTCCATCCAGTACAAGTACGCTCCATACACCGAGTTCTAGTTTTGTAGTGCAGTCCACTAGCCAAAAACCAGTACAAGCCAGCTACCAATCAGAGGCCCAGTCTGCTTCCCAAAAGCCAGGACAAACCAGCTACCTGTCTGTGCCCCAAATTGTTGTCCAACCAGCACAAATCGGCTACCAGTCTGTAGCCGAACCGACTGATCAACAAGCAGCACAAGTCGTCTATCAATCTGTGTCTCTTTCCAATGGAAAGCAGCTGGTACAGGCCGAATCCCAATCAGAGGCCCAGCCAGGACCTATCAGCTACCAGTTTGTGGCCAAGCCCGGTCTCCAACAGCCAGCACACGTCAGCTTATCTGTAGCCCAACCGATCAGCCAGCAAGCAGGACTATCCACCTATAAGTATGTTGTCGAGCAGAGTGGGCAACCCCTTATCAAGCCAGTGCAGTCTCATGCGGTTCACCAGATCGGCTCCAAGCTTTATTCATGCCAAGAGTTACCTCAGCACGGTTACCAGTCGAGGTTTCGGTCTCCACATAGAACCAGTCATCCAGCCCAAACTTTGCACACCAAACCGGTTGTACAGTTCAGCCACCAGGCACCTGTGAAGCCTAAACATCCCAGGCCCCTCACATCAACTCTCCAAACTATTTTAACACCAGCTCAAGTGCTATCTGTCCAGCAGTCTCCATCTCGGCCAAGCTACACTCCCCAAGCTTTGCTAGTGGAACCCATGTACCAGCCCCTGGCACAGTCAAGTTCAGAGACCGTCTCTCTTGCTGAGTACCAGATATCTCCTGTTCCAGGGCAGTTTGTTTCCCAGCCTCAAATGCTGCCCATTAGTCAGTCTCTCACTCAGTCCAGCTCCTCTTCCTCAGGTGTGCCAGTGCAGTCCAGCTACCAGCCTCTGGTACTAACAAGTTATGAGACCGTCTTACAGCCTGGATTTCAGACCTCTTCAGTGCTTGTGCCATCAAGTTCCCAAGCATTGAGCAGTCCGGTAGTGTCAAACCATGAGTCTGTGTTTCAGTCAGTTCAACCTGAACTTGTATCTCCACTACAGGTGGATTATCAGTCTGTCACAGGTCAAAATGCTCCTGGACCTGCTCAAAATAGTAGGCATTCATCCCAGAAGTTGTTCAGGCTGTTGCAGCAAGTGAAGTCCTAGATGCTACTTCTGGTTCCTGAGTCATGTTTGCCTTCTGATgtcaataaaatatgatttatataaCTTTGTGTGGATCTGTTTTATTACTTTCCTCTTATTGACTGTTGCATCGCCAATgtttaagaaaataattaatatctTCTGCTTTGTCATCAGTGTCCGTTTTTAAAATGGCTCATAGTAGTTTCTTTTAAAAGATTCCGTGGTGTGTGTGCTGATATTTGTATGTGAAGTACAAATGATACTGCAACCAGCCATTTAATGTTGACCTTCGATTaatctgttcttttttttttttttttcccacttttCTGCAGTGCTTAAATTAACCACAGGGTCATTTCTTCAATGAAGAGAAAATATTGAGAGCATTGTCAGTATGTCTCCATGTCATTTTGGTATTTTGAAACATTATTTGGGTTGGTAAGTTATCTTTTCACAATtcttaaatgttttcattttatctgGATTTCCAACTCATAGTTGTGGTCACATCACCTACCTTGGACCAAAACAAACTTCTCACCAGCCATACGTATGTAGAGATGGCTTATCCCACACACGTTTTGGTCATGTTCTAAATTTACCAGGTTCTGGCAGTTAATTTATGCATGTATCCCTTGACTCTTGCCCTATTGTAGAAatatttagtttgattaaagatCCCAGTTTAGACCATACCAAAAGTAGAAATTTCTTTTCAACATTAATTGCTAGATGTCTTATACTGCTCAAAAGGAAGGACAAACTTCCAACTTATAATCATTGGATTATGTACCATCTTTTAATGGAGAAGATTTGGTACTCCACCAAAGGTTGCTGTCAAAAATTTTATCTTATTTGGCAGCCATTGTTGACACCTAGAGTAAATACATCCAAACTTAATGTTTGCAGTTTTACCgttgtttgtttttcttccctctattttattttaatttctatctaaatttttattttataagccTATTGTgattcattttgtgtgtgtgtatgtatgtgtatatatatatatgtatgtatatgtatatatatgtatatatatgtatgtatatgtgtatatatgtatgtatatgtgtatatatgtatgtatatatgtgtgtatatatgtatgtatgtgtatatatatgtatatatatgtatgtgtatgtatgtgtatgtatatgtgtatatatatgtatgtatgtgtatatatatgtatgtatgtgtatatatatgtatgtatatgtgtatatatgtatgtatgtgtatgtatatgtatatttgtgtatgtatatttgtgtatgtatatgtatatatatgtatatatatgtatgtatatgtatatatatgtatgtatatgtgtatatatgtatgtatatgtgtatatatgtatgtatatgtgtatatatatgtatgtatatgtgtatatatatgtatgtatatgtgtatatatgtatgtatatgtgtatatatatgtatgtatatgtgtatatatatgtatatgtgtatatatatgtatgtatatgtgtatatatatgtatgtatatgtgtatatatatgtatgtatatgtgtatatatatgtatgtatatgtgtatatatatgtatgtatatgtgtatatatatgtgtgtatatatatgtgtgtatatatatgtatgtatatgtgtatatatatgtgtgtatatatatgtatgtatatgtgtatatatatgtatgtatatgtatgtatgtgtatatatatgtatgtatatg
This region of Danio aesculapii chromosome 4, fDanAes4.1, whole genome shotgun sequence genomic DNA includes:
- the LOC130222442 gene encoding uncharacterized protein LOC130222442 translates to MGAATMWILSYCFAVLLAIGACDPGPNNPSKRSIYSAAVKGGYDAGSYSSQTGSSGVLMTVEKTGSDSSTSQLQGSDDDLTGSGSLVYGTVGNAVSIGMSGNDVSPSTNVQGSEVISSSVLMPLQQSISVPKPVLLTAQVQTVPYSNSQQPASSETIALSSPLQLSLSSGQQLPQSAVHAGRRPHKPLRGKPHLSGPNIVIGSRPVQNPAFNTLKPLKPEKPASHPSLQILQYGSVPSNLAEGNYELVSQTVNQPSGVQPPHVDISVVRPSNQLIQQAVDTSVAQASSQQLVQTSQSISQSDDQQPLHGSFVFTAQPSGLTPLKPQKGRPQFVSQLPSRTSTLTTPSSSLVVQSTSQIPVQTNYQSGPQPALQLPVQASYQSEAQSAFQRPGQTSYLSVPQIVVQPAQISYQSVAQPTVQQAEASYQSVSLSNGKQLVQVGSQSEAQPGPISYQFVAEPGLQQPAHVSLSVAQPISQQAGLSTYEYVVEQSGKPLFRPVQSHAVHQIGSKLYSCQELPRHGYQSSFRFPHRTNLPALSVHTKPVVQFGHQAPVKPNHPRPLTSTLQSILTPDQVLSVQQSPSRPSYTPQALLVEPMYQPLAPSSSETISLAEYQISPVPGQFVSQPQMLPISQSLTQSSSSSSGVPVQSSYQPLVLTSYETVLQPGFQTSSVLVPSSYQSTSSQALSSPVVSNHESVFQSIQPELVSPLQVDYQSVTGQNAPGPAQNSRPSSQNLFRLLQQVKS
- the LOC130222443 gene encoding uncharacterized protein LOC130222443, producing the protein MGAATMWILSYCFAVLLALGACDPGPNNPSKRSIYSAAVKGVYDAGSYSSQTGSSGVLMTEKTGSDSSTSQLQGSGVDSTGSGSLVYGTVGNAVSIGVSGNDVGPSTNVQGSEVISSSVLMPLQQSSYSVPKPVVLTAQVQTVPHSNSQQPSSGTVALSSPLQLSLSSGQQLPQSSSQSAVHAGRRPHKPLRGKPHPSGSNVVLGSRPVQNLAFNTLKPLKPEKPASHPGLQILQYGSVPSGLAVANYELVSQTVNQPSGVQPPHVDISVVQPSNLLAQQAVDTSVAQASSQQLVQTSQSISQSDDQQPVHGSFVFTAQPSGLTLKPQKGRPQFGSQLPSSTSTLHTPSSSFVVQSTSQKPVQASYQSEAQSASQKPGQTSYLSVPQIVVQPAQIGYQSVAEPTDQQAAQVVYQSVSLSNGKQLVQAESQSEAQPGPISYQFVAKPGLQQPAHVSLSVAQPISQQAGLSTYKYVVEQSGQPLIKPVQSHAVHQIGSKLYSCQELPQHGYQSRFRSPHRTSHPAQTLHTKPVVQFSHQAPVKPKHPRPLTSTLQTILTPAQVLSVQQSPSRPSYTPQALLVEPMYQPLAQSSSETVSLAEYQISPVPGQFVSQPQMLPISQSLTQSSSSSSGVPVQSSYQPLVLTSYETVLQPGFQTSSVLVPSSSQALSSPVVSNHESVFQSVQPELVSPLQVDYQSVTGQNAPGPAQNSRHSSQKLFRLLQQVKS